A stretch of DNA from Bradyrhizobium algeriense:
GACCAAGGACCTCAAGAGCCTGGTCGACGACGGCAAGAAGCAGATCGGCTCCGGCGTCGTCGCGATCGTCGGCGTTACCGAGGATGGCAAGGCGGGTCTCGTCGTCGGCGTCACGAGCGATCTCACCTCGCGCTTCAACGCGGTCGAACTGGTGCGCAAGGGTTCCGAGGCGCTCGGCGGCAAGGGCGGCGGCGGGCGGCCTGACATGGCGCAGGCTGGCGGGCCTGATGGCGCCAAGGCGAATGCGGCGCTCTCGGCGATCGAAGAGGCGATGGCCGGCGCCTGAAGCGCAGGCAAGCTCGGGCGTGGACTCATAGACCTCTTGATCGCTAGCGCTGTCGCTGCGATTGCAATGGCTGATGGACCAACTTTGCCGAGCAGGATGTGATCCTGGCGCTATCCATCGCCCCTACAAGTGGGAGCGGCAGAAGGGCTGACGCCACCTTCATTCGTCACGCTGCAGCCTAATTCGTGGTGATGCTGCAGAGAATCCACGTTGATCGAACTCTCGATGGTGCCGCGAACCTTGCGGGCATCATTTGGTAGCGGCATTCCGGTGGACAACCCGATCGCTGGACTTACGCGACAGCCGACTTTTGGCGTTCAGGCGAGAGGTGCCAGGATGATCTGGTGGATGGTGAAGCGATCTCTATTTGCGTCAATCGTCTTTGGCGCTTCCGTCTGCGTGGCCTCAGCGCAGGACGCCAAGGTTTCAGTCGAAATGATTGGCGTCGGGAGCATGAGTTGCGCGCACTGGCGGTCCGCGGAAGAGCACCGGCTGGAGGGGACGGTCTGGATCCACGGTTTCTGGACGGGACTTAATTATGTTGCCGCGGCGAGTGGCCAAACACAGCCGAAGATCAGTGTGTCGTCGATCGTGGCGGAAGTCGAAAAGACATGCGCTCGGAAAGCATCCCAGACTTTAGCCAGCGCCGTATGGACGACGTATCTCGGGGCCAAGAGGTAGGGACGCCGCGATCTGCCGGTCTCAGCCAGGGCCATCTCCCAATCGATCGAACCATGGTCCTGCGCCAGTTCTGATGCCGCTGTTCTCCTGCGCTCAGACGATCCCGCTGCGCGGTATGCAGTGCCGCTTTCGCCATCCTGACTCTGTTGCGGGAACTTAGAGGGTGCGACCTGATGCGGCCGCGGCTCAGGATGGTGTGGTGCACCGTTCTATTGCTGGATCTGTTGCTGGCAATTCGGCCCCGGGGCGAGCATAGTTGCGACGTCACAATTCCGGATAGGTTCGTCGGCGTCGATGATGCGGACTCTCCCGGTCAACGCCGGTGATCTGCGGTTCGGACAACCGGAGTCCTGCCATGTCTGTTACGGCTTCCAGCGAAACACACCTCCAACACACCTTCAATCCTGCTGAGATGGGCGCCATCGCTCATCTCTACCGGGGCGAAGTCTACCGTTCGACGATCTGGAGAACGCGGCTCGACAACACGACCAACTGGGCGATCGTCACGATGGGCATCGCTCTGTCGACGACCTTTTCGAGCCCGGAGGCTTCCCCCCTGCCACTCCTGCTCGTAGGCCTGCTCATTGCCGTGTTTCTCGGCATGGAGGCACGACGTTATCGTTACTTCAATGTCTGGCGCGCCCGAGCTCGATGGATGGAAATGAATTTCTACGCGCCAATATTCACCGGTGAAGCCCGCGACGATAGCTGGCAGATGATTCTCGGGCGCGACTACACGGCGCCCCGCCACCACATTTCGTTTGTCCGCGCGGCGGGGCGGCGGCTGCGTCGCAACTACGTCTGGATTCTCGCCGTCCAGGTGATTGCCTATTACGGCAAGATAGCGATCCATCCGACGCCTGCGTCGACCTTGTCGGAATTTGCCGATCGCGCCGCTGTCGGGCCGATCCCCGGCTGGATCGTTCTGATGGCAGGCCTTGCCTACAATTTCGGGTGGCTGGCGTTCGCGCTCGGCACGATGTGGTTCGACCAACGCCAGCACGGGGCCGCGGGCGACAAGGTGGCGATGGGTTAGCGGCAGCGCGAGGTGCCGTTGCTGATGAGCGTGGATAGACGGTCACAACCTGCGGAGCGACGCTTGCCAGGCCGTTCCTGCTCGCCGGTGAGGAGATCGAACGAAGCGGCTACGTCCGCTCATGGTTGATGGTGTTGCAAAAGCCTTTTTGTCGCACCCATCACAAATTTCCCGGCGTGCAGCGGCGGCGATCGAATATTGATTGAGGGGGGCACTTCATTCTGAGAGAAATCCGTCGCTGCTCCAGGAACCGTTGGGCCGGTGGGGCGTTATAGAAGCAATCCCCCAAAAGGAGTTTTCTCATGCGCCAAGAACGCACGCAGGGCGCGCCTGTGGCTGCGCGGGCGACGACCAGCAGGGCGCCGACCGACCTTCCGACAAGTGGTTATGCACTTGTCGTGGACGGCCAAGCGAAGCGAGAGTTCAAAACCCAGGACTCTGCCAATCAAGCAGCGAAAGACTTGAAGAGGCGTTTTCCCAACCTTCAGGTCAGAGTTTATGATGCGGAAAGAAATCGGCTTGAGCAGATCGATCTCGCGCCGGCCTAGTTTCGAACTGGCGCTAGCAATCGAAAATCGTTCTGACCCGAAGCGGAAGTCGCGCTCATAGGCGAAAGTAAGCTCGAAATAAACAGTCTCTGAACTGCTCGTTCGACCGGCGTTCACGTCAACCCTTTTAGAGTCTCCATCCAGGAACTGAAAGCTAGTACCCGTAGACGGAGTTCCCAGCCCTGGAACCGACTCTACGCCGCTCAGTTATCCAATGGAGGAGACATCATGAAGAAGTTTCTTGTTTCGGCGGCAGCCGCAGCAATCATGACCGGCGCTGCCTACGCTCAGACGGAATTTTATGTAGTGCAAGACACCTCCACGAAGAAATGCACCATCGTGGACAAGAAGCCGACCACGACCACCACTGTGGTTGTTGGCGACGGCAAGGTGTTCAAGACGCGCACCGCAGCTGAAACCGGGATGAAGACCATCAAGGTCTGCGCGCACTAAGGTTGGCGATGGCGAGAAGCAATAACGCCAGCTCCGTCCGTTCCCATCGACAAGAGAGAGGCCGCCGAAGCGGCCTCTCTATTCACGGGCACATAGCAACTGGAGGACCAGGAAATGTTGAAAGCAATGCGCAACTATGCGTTCGGCGCCGCAGCGGCAGCTGCTCTTTTTGTAATTCCGATCTCGGCCTTTTCCCAATCCATTGAAGTTGGACCGGGAGGCGTCCGAGTGTACGACGGTCGAGGGGGACAATGCGAGCAATTGCGGCGTGCCTGCGAAAACAAGGACGCGCTGGGGGAGCGGGGCGAAGGAAATTGCCGCAGATACCGTGAGACTTGCCAAAGGCCAGTTCGGAGGGATGTGTGCGGCGAATTGAGACAAGCCTGCCTCAACAAGGACGAGTTGGGCGAACGAGGCGAAGGAAACTGCCGCAGGTATCGCGAGACTTGTAGAGGCCGCTTCTAAAGGTCGCTAATTCCTGGTGTTGCAGAGCGGGCCGGTATCGCCCGGCACCGCTCCGCGCACCGGTCATCCCCAGGGCCGCCTTGGTTGGCGGCCTCGTTCATATCAGGACAAGCCTGCCGGGATGGTGAAGCATTTTCCGAGTGTCCAACTCAGAAAATGTACTCGGTCGCGAGTCGCAATGGAAAGCAAGCGCCAACGACGATCGAACAGGCGATGGCGAGCGCGTAGGGGATCAGTCGGGTCGCGCTCGATGAGCGCGATCCGCGCTGGTCTCGGCTACTGCTCGTCGAGGAACGGCGCAACGACTTCCCGCGTCTCCTTGCTCGGCACCACCGGGACAATCTCGAACGTCATGCCGAGATCGCGGTTGTTGGCCAGCACCCATTCCTGCAGCAGCCGCAAATCGTCGCATTCCATGAGCTGGAAGCAGCGGTCGAAATTCGGCTCGATCCAGCTCCCGACATATCTCAGTCCATCCGGGAATTTGATCCCGGGATCGCGGACGCGCCGGTAGACCGGGATTGGGTCCTGGTTCTTGAAGCGCTCGATCACCATGAACAGCATCGGCAACTCCGGATGGGGCGCGACGTCAGCCCTTGCGCAGGAACACGTAGTCCGCGGAGTAGGGCGCGTTGCGATAGCTGCCGGGCTTTTCGCACTCGCCCTCGAGTTTGCCGCCCGCCGTGTTGATCCGCTGCACCGTCGTGACGCC
This window harbors:
- a CDS encoding DUF2270 domain-containing protein; its protein translation is MSVTASSETHLQHTFNPAEMGAIAHLYRGEVYRSTIWRTRLDNTTNWAIVTMGIALSTTFSSPEASPLPLLLVGLLIAVFLGMEARRYRYFNVWRARARWMEMNFYAPIFTGEARDDSWQMILGRDYTAPRHHISFVRAAGRRLRRNYVWILAVQVIAYYGKIAIHPTPASTLSEFADRAAVGPIPGWIVLMAGLAYNFGWLAFALGTMWFDQRQHGAAGDKVAMG
- a CDS encoding DUF3303 domain-containing protein; the encoded protein is MLFMVIERFKNQDPIPVYRRVRDPGIKFPDGLRYVGSWIEPNFDRCFQLMECDDLRLLQEWVLANNRDLGMTFEIVPVVPSKETREVVAPFLDEQ